From Parambassis ranga chromosome 9, fParRan2.1, whole genome shotgun sequence, the proteins below share one genomic window:
- the golph3a gene encoding Golgi phosphoprotein 3 — MTSLTQRSSGLVQRRTEASRNAADRDRPSDQEDLEHRRGDEQDDDDAGDSKETRLTLMEEVLLLGLKDREGYTSFWNDCISSGLRGCMLIELALRGRLQLEACGMRRKGLLSRKVICKSDAPTGDVLLDEALKHIKDTQPPETVQSWIELLSGETWNPLKLHYQLRNVRERLAKNLVEKGVLTTEKQNFLLFDMTTHPLTNNNIKQRLIKKVQEAVLDKWVNDPHRMDKRLLALIFLAHSSDVLENAFAPLLDDQYDLAMKRVRQLLELEPEGESMKANSNELLWAVVAAFTK; from the exons ATGACTTCCTTGACTCAGAGGAGCTCGGGCCTCGTGCAGAGGCGGACCGAAGCCTCGCGCAACGCCGCCGACAGAGACCGTCCGTCCGACCAGGAGGACCTGGAGCACCGGCGAGGAGACGAGCAGGACGACGACGATGCCGGAGACTCCAAAGAAACGCGTCTCACCCTGATGGAAGAGGTGCTGCTGTTAGGGCTGAAGGACCGAGAG GGTTACACCTCATTCTGGAATGACTGCATTTCATCAGGGTTGCGAGGGTGCATGCTGATTGAACTGGCCCTGCGAGGACGCCTTCAACTGGAGGCTTGTGGCATGAGGAGAAAAGGTCTACTGAGCAGGAAG GTTATCTGTAAGTCAGACGCTCCAACAGGTGATGTGCTCCTAGATGAAGCTTTAAAACACATCAAAGACACCCAACCACCTGAGACTGTGCAGAGCTGGATTGAACTGCTCAGTG GAGAGACGTGGAACCCCTTGAAACTTCATTATCAGCTGAGAAACGTTCGCGAGCGGCTGGCCAAAAACTTGGTGGAAAAAGGTGTCCTCACTACTGAGAAGCAGAACTTCTTGCTTTTTGATATGACCACACATccactgaccaacaacaacatcaagcaGCGGCTCATCAAGAAGGTCCAGGAGGCCGTTCTGGACAAGTGGGTGAATGACCCACATAGAATGGACAAACGGCTGCTTGCGCTTATCTTCTTAGCCCATTCCTCTGATGTCCTGGAAAATGCCTTTGCCCCACTGCTAGATGACCAATACGACCTGGCCATGAAGAGAGTGCGGCAGCTGCTGGAACTGGAGCCGGAGGGGGAGAGCATGAAGGCCAACTCGAACGAGCTCTTATGGGCTGTGGTGGCTGCTTTTACTAAATGA